The genome window TTCAAGTGAAATAGAAATTCTCAGTACACCATCTGTTTTGCTTTGATGTTTAACAGGAACTGCGACATAAAGCATACTATAACCAAGTGAATCACTTTCACGGATTGAAATACCAACGCTTTCCCCTTTTTTCAGAATATCTGTTACTTCGGGCCGATTCATATGGTTATCAAGTTTTTCCGGGTCTTTTTTTGTATCAGCTACCACGTCGCCTTTGCTATCAATCACCGTAATGCGTGCATCAATGTCCTCGCCGAGTGGATCAAGACTTTTTTGGATAGTTGCGGCATCTTTATCTAAATCTAAATTCTCCATATTAGTTGTTTGAAGCAGAATTTTTGCGTCATCTTCTAATTGATTTTCTTTCATATTTAAGTACGTTGATTTCATTAGTTCCCCGGAAAAAATCCCAACAATAACCATCACAACGAAAAATAAGATAAAAAAGGATAACCCGATTTTCAGCCATAATTTCTTCATTATTTTACGTTCTCCATTTTATAACCGAAGCCACGAATTGTTTTGATATATTTAGGTTGTTTCGTATCTAGTTCGATTTTATCGCGCAAATGGCTAACATGAACGTCTACAATTCGGGTTTCGCCAACGTAATCATAGTTCCAGACAGTATCGAGCAATTGGTCTCTAGAGAAAACTTTGCCACGATGATTCGCCAGGAATAATAACAACTCAAATTCTTTCGGTGTTAGGTCAAGTAAATCATCTTGTAAATACACTTCGTAACTATCTGGCAAAATTTTCAAATCACCAATTAATATAGCGGCTTCCACATCTTCGGTTAATTCTTCTATTATTTCTGCTTTTCCTTCTGTTCGACGCAGGATAGCTTTAATTCTCGCCACTACTTCTCTTGGACTAAAAGGCTTAGTCATATAATCATCTGCTCCAAGTTCAAGTCCAATAATTTTATCTAACTCTTCATCTTTTGCTGTTAACATTAAAATTGGTACATTTACTTTATCTTGACGAAGTTTTTTTGTTACTTCGATTCCGTCCATCTCAGGAAGCATTAAATCAAGCACAATTAAATCTGGCTTTTCGGACAAAGCGAGCTCATACCCAGTTCTACCATCTTCAGCTGTCACCACTTCAAATCCTGCTTTTTCAATATTAAATTGTAGCAAGGTAACAATAGAAGCTTCATCATCAACTACAAGAATTTTTACCAACGTACTTCCCATCCCTTCTTTATGTAACCCTTTTATCTAAAATATAGCATGAATTAACCTTTTTCGGGTAGAAATGCATTTATATTAATCTTATCTTTACAAAAACTTAAAACACCAATGCTGCTTTCAAACAACACTGGTGTCCTAAATTATCTTGGTTCTATTAATAACAAACCAAGTTCAAATGATTCATTCTCATAAAGTGCTGTTTGTTCAAAGCGTGGTTCACCAGCGTTATCAATTACTTTCAGCTTGCAAAATGCTCGGTTTAAGTTTAGCGCTTCGTATAGTTCCTCGCGAGTACGCACTGGTTGACTGTTTACTTCTGTAATTTTTTCACCAGCTTTCAAGTTTAGTCGCGCAGACGGAGTGGCCGCACGAGCACCCAAAACTACAAGCCCATCTGGCTGAGGACCAAATTTCTTCGGTGCTAATTGTTCGGAACGATAGTGGCGATAAGAAATCCAAAATCGGCCAATTACAGCGAACATGAAAGCGAACAATGTCAGTACTGGCATCACAATTCCTAATAAACCAGCTACAGCAATAATCGTTGCTAATGTTGTTACTTCAATAGCAATTTTACGGCTTGCTTCTTCCGGAAGTTGTGTCTGTACTTGTTGTTGAAAGCCGATGAATAACGGTAAAATGATTAATGAATACGACTGCGAACCAATAGC of Listeria monocytogenes contains these proteins:
- a CDS encoding response regulator transcription factor gives rise to the protein MVKILVVDDEASIVTLLQFNIEKAGFEVVTAEDGRTGYELALSEKPDLIVLDLMLPEMDGIEVTKKLRQDKVNVPILMLTAKDEELDKIIGLELGADDYMTKPFSPREVVARIKAILRRTEGKAEIIEELTEDVEAAILIGDLKILPDSYEVYLQDDLLDLTPKEFELLLFLANHRGKVFSRDQLLDTVWNYDYVGETRIVDVHVSHLRDKIELDTKQPKYIKTIRGFGYKMENVK